GGCCTGCTCGGGGCCGCGGTCGGCTCGTTCGCCGTCGTCGCCATCAGCGTCGTCCAGGAGTGGACCCCGATCCTCGACCTGCGGCTCGTCGGCGGCTCGGCGCTGCTCGGCGGGGTCATCGGTCTCGTCGCCGGCGCCTACCCGGCCCTCAAGGCCGCCTCGCTCGAGCCCGTCACGGCCCTGCGCGGCGGACTGTGACGAGCCCGCCGATCAGGGGACCTCGACGTCGCTGCCCGCGTTGAAGACGGCGATCTCGCTGCTCTCACCCCGGCAGCTGTCCAACGCGTCGGCCACTGCGGGTGCCACACTCGTCCTTGACGCCGTCATACGGGAGGTAACCGCCACCGCCGCGGACCTCCGTGCCGAGCTCCACGACCTGCCCGTCCGCGAGCACGACGGCGGCCGGGTCCGCCTGCCAGCTCGTCCCCGCCGGCCAGATGACCGGGTGGGCAGGCGCGCCCGGGTAGTCGACGGTGTTCGCGAGCACCAGGCAGTCCCCCCGCATCTCCACGGTCCCGCCCACGACGGCGTCAAAGCCGCTGTCACCGGACGCAGGAGGGGAGGTCAGAACCGGCCCGTCCACGGCGCCGACGGTGGGGCCACCGCAGGCCGCCACGCACGCCACTGAAAGCACCAGCGCTGACGTCCGGCGGGCACCGATCCTTCTCAGCCGACCTCGCATCCCCGACTCCCTCGTTGGCCCGCACTCCTAGACGGCGGGGGTTCTCTATGCCCGGCGTCCCGATCCCTCGTGGTGCTATTCCGCTGCCACGCCGGTCCGTGCTGCCTGGTCGGTCCATGCCCGTCGCGCCTTGTCGCTCAGGTGGCGAGAGGCCCGGATAACCAGCTCATGCAGGGCAGGTCCGTGCTCGGCGGCTATCGCCGGGTTGTGTCGGACGACGTCGAGCTCATTCGCCGCGGTGATCTCCATGAACGCCGACAGCGACGCGCGGTCAGGAGTGCGGAGCACGTCAGTGAATCGGTCGACGAACTCGACCTCCTCCTGACCGAGCTGCGGATAGACGTGCGCGCGGACGCAGCTGCCGTACAGGTACACGAGGCTCTCGGCCTCGGCGCCGATGGCTTCGGTGAGCACCGGCCGCTCGGCCAGGTCGAGCAGTGCCGTGTCGAAACCGTCAGTTCCGTAGCTGGCATGGC
Above is a genomic segment from Georgenia wutianyii containing:
- a CDS encoding DUF6817 domain-containing protein codes for the protein MTFHSRVAAAEDLLRARGAAEVPHPGGTLLDHLRRVRVELAAWDAPPEVQLAGLCHASYGTDGFDTALLDLAERPVLTEAIGAEAESLVYLYGSCVRAHVYPQLGQEEVEFVDRFTDVLRTPDRASLSAFMEITAANELDVVRHNPAIAAEHGPALHELVIRASRHLSDKARRAWTDQAARTGVAAE